The following proteins come from a genomic window of Excalfactoria chinensis isolate bCotChi1 chromosome 6, bCotChi1.hap2, whole genome shotgun sequence:
- the CH25H gene encoding cholesterol 25-hydroxylase, translating into MGRQLDRLCLQFLWDFVRAQETLIKSPFFPVLFSFTAYMAFCLPYIALDFLSTRLPNLRKYKIQPQSSPTLRMMVPCFIQSVYHHVVWIFPVTFLHWYWKPTNLPVIAPELPQVLLQVGVCLLLFDFEYFLWHLLHHRVPWLYKTIHKVHHKHISTFALTTQYSSVWELLSLGFFAAINPFLLGCHPLTEMIFFLVNIWLSVEDHSGYDLPWSTHRLVPFGWYGGAPHHDLHHLKFKSNYAPYFTHWDRLFGTYTESHPN; encoded by the coding sequence ATGGGGAGACAGCTGGATAGGCTGTGCCTCCAGTTTCTTTGGGACTTTGTCAGAGCACAAGAGACATTAATCAAGTCTCCGTTTTTtccagtgttgttttcttttacagcatACATGGCTTTCTGTCTTCCATATATTGCACTGGACTTTTTAAGCACAAGGCTGCCAAACttgagaaaatacaaaatccaGCCACAGAGCTCTCCAACTCTCAGAATGATGGTGCCTTGCTTTATTCAGAGTGTGTATCACCATGTCGTGTGGATTTTCCCAGTGACATTTCTTCACTGGTACTGGAAACCAACGAATCTACCGGTGATAGCTCCAGAGCTGCCTCAGGTCCTGCTGCAAGTGGGAGTCTGCCTGCTTCTGTTTGATTTTGAGTATTTCTTGTGGCATTTGCTTCATCACAGAGTGCCTTGGCTCTACAAGACCATCCACAAGGTGCATCACAAGCACATATCAACATTTGCTCTTACTACGCAGTATTCCAGTGTATGGGAGCTGCTGTCACTGGGATTCTTTGCTGCCATCAATCCATTCCTCCTCGGATGCCATCCTTTGacagaaatgattttcttccttgtcaACATCTGGTTGTCTGTGGAGGACCATTCAGGATATGACCTTCCATGGTCAACTCACCGACTTGTGCCTTTTGGTTGGTATGGAGGAGCACCGCATCATGATCTCCATCATCTGAAATTCAAGTCAAACTATGCTCCTTACTTCACCCACTGGGACAGACTCTTTGGGACATACACAGAGTCACATCCTAATTAA